A window from Bos taurus isolate L1 Dominette 01449 registration number 42190680 breed Hereford unplaced genomic scaffold, ARS-UCD2.0 ScbfJmS_848_142, whole genome shotgun sequence encodes these proteins:
- the LOC786578 gene encoding uncharacterized protein, with the protein MERETWKSQTPTTSVEQQTSNTKAGKKRMPSEYRPGGSVKKAKRIMQVKRCRQENVSRSRFLKGLIPSIKSKKAREPALTTCHLNETRTENQTEPKKNQETVKKPTISGDDQGRQNLGVVSETTEIPAESLKSSS; encoded by the exons ATGGAGAGGGAGACCTGGAAATCACAAACACCGACCACTTCTGTAGAACAGCAGACCTCAAACACCAAAGCAGGGAAGAAGAGGATGCCCTCTGAGTACAGGCCTGGAGGTAGTGTGAAG AAAGCCAAGAGAATTATGCAAGTGAAAAGATGCCGTCAAGAGAATGTGAGCAGGAGCCGCTTTCTTAAAGGTCTCATTCCTTCAATTAAGTCTAAGAAAGCTAGAGAGCCAGCACTAACCACCTGTCATCTGAATGAGACACGGACAGAAAATCAAACTGAAccaaagaaaaatcaagagactGTGAAGAAACCCACCATTTCTGGTGATGACCAGGGCAGGCAGAATTTGGGAGTGGTGTCGGAGACCACAGAAATCCCTGCAGAATCTTTAAAGTCTAGCTCATGA